The genomic region ttgctgttgagttgtatgatttccttatgtattttctatattaatccattatcagatgtatggtttacaattattttctccaattctataggttgcctttgaATTTTGTTgagctttttccttttctgtgcagaggATCCGTACCTTgttatagtcccacttgtttattttttgcttttgtcaccAAGTTTTGgttcatatccaaaaaatcattgccaagaccactGTCGAGCAaatatgttttctcctaggagttttacagtttcaggtatTACATCATTTAAGTatataatccattttaagttgacttctgtgtattgtgtaagataaagattcagtttcattcttttgaatgtggatatccacttttcccaacaccacttactgaagagattatccttctccattgtgtattcttgatTCCCTTGTCAtagattagttgaccatatatgtgaaggtttatttttgggttttctgttctgttccatagtctatgtgtctatttttatgccagtgttatactattttgattattatagctttgtaatataatgtgaaacagaaagtgtgatgcctccagctttctctACTTggtcaagattgctttagctatttgggaaCTTTTGTGGTTTGAGatgaatttttggattgttttttctatttctgtgaaaaatgccattaaaatTATGACAGAGATTGCGTTGTGTCTGTAGATGACTTTGgttagtatgaacattttaataatattaactcttctgatctaaaaacacaaaatatctttccatttatttgtcttctccaatttctttcatccaagccttgtagttttcagtatatagatcttttacctccttggttaaatttattcctaagtgttttattgcttttgatgctattgtaaatgggattgttttcttaatttccttttcaggtaGGTTGtagttagcgtatagaaatgcaactgacttttgtatgttgattttgtatcctgcaactttactgaatttgtttattagttctaatagtttattGGTGGAGTcttgagggttttctatatataagatcaagTCATGCCtacagagagaattttatttcttcctttctgatttggatgcctttgatttttgcgtgtgcaaGTATAAGTGTCTCATGCTCTGGCTGTGTTGAATAGCTCCAGTACTCATTgctccagtagtatgttgaatagaagtagtaaGAGTAGGCACCCGAGACTTATTCCTGATTTTTGAGGAAAAGCTTCAACTTTCCACCACTGAGTAGGATGTcagctgtgagcttgtcataCCTGACCTTTGTTATCTTGAGATACGTTTTTTCCATACCCTATTTCttgggagtttttatcatgaaaggatgttgagtattgtcaaatgctttttgtgcatttattaagatgatcatatgattttaatacattttgtcagtgtgatgtattacattgattgatttgagtatgctgaaccatccttgcattccaggcataaatcccacttggtcatggtgtgtgatccttttaatgtgctgtagAATTTGTTTGCTAGTATtctgttgagggtttttgcatcaatgttcataagggatattgatctgtagatttcttgtagtgtccttatctggctttagaTCAatgtaatgctggccttatagaatgagttaggaagagttCCATCTTCCTTAAGTTTTTTGAGAAGTTTGAAAAGGATTTGTATTAActttctttgaacatttggtagaattcaccgggAGAGCCATGTGGTCATGGCTTTTCTTTTGAGGGAaatttgattactgattcagtctcatCTCTAGTTATAgatttattcagatttctattttttcatgatttagtcttgatGGCTTTTGTGGTTCTAGCACTTTAtacatttcatctaggttatccagcTTGTTGATGTACAATTGTTCATTGTACTTCTTAGCTCTCTGAATGTCTctaaaatagctattttgaattctttattgggtAAATCTCAGATCTCCCTTTATTTGGGGTCAGTTAATGgaaaatttttgtgtttctttagtGGTgtcatatttctttaatttttcatgttccttgaagtcttgcatttgtattttcacatttgaagaaggagtcacctcctccagtctttattctctggttttgGGGTAGAAACTTCTTTTATCCCTGCTAGGCATTCTGAGGCTTTCAAACCTTTTCTATGGTTACACCTGCCCCAAAATTCTGGCTTCCTCTTGTGGaagaattcttaagcttgtatgCCTTCTCTTGATTCTGCAAAACCAGGCCAGGTGATGGcagcttccctttccttttccctgggGTGAAGCTGAATGCTcaaatttgtgatttctctcCAGCCTGAATATTCAGGCTGGCTTTATCCATGTGGTCCAGTAGCTTTCTTCAAAAGCTCACTCTCACTGCTATCAGGAGCACACATAAGGAACCGACCATGGGGTTAGGGTGTGCATGGGTATGCAGAATGCTGAGGGTGCCTGTTGGCCAGTTCAGGGGACCCACACCTGAGGTGGCCCCAGTGACTTGTGTGCAGGCCTCCCATTGGAGTTCACGATGTGGTTAGTAGGATCCATGTCCCTTTGATATGCTCCATTCCAAGCCCTGGCTGCTATCTTCCCAGCTGCTCATGGCTCCCCAGTCATGCAGTTCATGTCTCAGTACACTGGATGGGGTGAGTATGAAATGGGCCTCTCTGGCAGCATCCTGCACAGCTGGGAAAGCCAGATGCTCATTCATATGCTCTCACTTTCTCCTACAGGAGAAATCATGGGTTGAGAAAGCCTCTGTTAGCACTGAGCTGTGCTGCCTTGGGGTGGGAGTGATGCAGGGAAAGCTAAACCATTCCTCTTATCCCCTTCAATGCACCAAGTCTGATTATTTTTGCTCCAGTGGTGTGCGGGAACTTCTCTGCTGACTTCTGGGCTTCCACCTCTCTTGTCCAGAGATGATTGTCAAAATCAGTGTTCTTTGGGGGAAAGATGATAGAAAATTCCTATTCTTCCATTTTGATGACATCTCTCTCAGATaggtttttctttcagtactttgaatgaGTCATGCCACTGCCATCTGGCCTTCATAGTGTCTCATAAGAAATGAGCTCATAATCTTTTTGTGAATCTCTTTTATGTAAtaagttgcttctctcttgctgcttttaagaaaCTCTCTTTGTCTTTAGCCTGTTTTATTACATGTCTATGTTTGAATATCTTTGAGTTTATtctacttggagtttgttgaacttcttgtGTAGATCTTTTTCAGAGAATTTGAGGagttttatgtctttatttcttcaaatatttttgtctctttttttcattgCAGTATTTCATTGtacttattgtatttttcaactccagaacctatatttgttcctttttagtAATTTCTACCTCTTTATTGATACTCTCTGTTTGGTGAGAATTTGGTTCTCATAGTTTAATTTTTCCTTAgatgtggtttcctttgctttgaacATGATTAAAATATCTGACTTAAAGTTTTTGTTTAGGAAGTCCACCATCTGGGCGTCTGAAAGAATGATTTctattgtttgctttttcattccTAAATATGGActgtactttcttatttctttgcacatcatgtgattttttgttgttgaaaactggGCATTTAAAATGACACAACGTGGGGgacagtgtcaagatggtggtgcaggcagactctgaactcatctcctcccttggacacaacaaatttacaactactcttggaacaactagaaaactggataaaaagagagagagagaacactgaaaactggataaaaagaatccccacaacaagggacagtgctgactgaggtggaagaggcagaaattccattctggagagaaaaaaaacccactttggTGAGCCATGACAATTCACAactggccaggagcaatcctaaggtacaaaGCTTTGCCTGAAGGAGTGGGGAATCTGAATGGGGAAGGCTTAACTGttataagcagcttttggactcacaATATCTGGCTTTGCCAGCTACTAACAAcgatggggaatacccccaggaAATCACATTAAATTCAATCTTTTTTAAGTGCTCATTAAtttattgaagtctcctactctTTTGCTATCTATCTTAGCAAACTGACTTAGTGAAAACAGGGGTGTGTTGGCTCTCAAAACTATGAATTCCCATAGTATATCTGGTGGTAGCTtaaggcatggctggatccagaggCCCAAAGGAATTCTTAAAACTtagtctctctctttccatcttttggctctACTTTATTGTTTTGGCTCTATTCTCAGCAATGTATTTCCATTTGGTGTTTCCCAGAAAATCTGGTTTCATAATCCTTATAGTTAGCCTTCCCAGTAGTTTCCACACAGCACCGGAACTGGGTCTCATTCACCTAGCTTGTGTCATGTGCTCACCCCTGAACCAATTACTTTGTCCATATGTATAAAGATTCTGATATTCCTCTAAGTACTTGTACATCCTAGGTTGAGCCTGGGTTAAGTAAGTGTCTTCATTACTCAAGAGCAACGACGTTGGTGCCTTCCATGGGGCTTCTCCATCTCATCATCATAGAGCTATTAGGGATAAGGGGTAATCAGGGCTTAGAAGAGCAGAGCTATGTCTGAGGATTGGCAGGCTAAATATTAATGATCTCTACCAGCAATTTACAGATCCAGAAAACCCAGTGAGTCAGAGAAATAGATACAGGGAGACATGACATTGTAAGTTGTGTAGATAGAGGGAAGCAGAGTCTGAGGGAGAAAGACACTGAGGAGCATAAAGAGATAATTATAGATATAGTGAAAGGCAAAATTATGAGAAATTAGAGAAAGAGAGTCAGAGATAAAGACCGAAAAAGAGAGGGAGCAGTCTGCACAGGTGAAATGGAGAGACAAAAATGGATCCTCCTTTTACTGCCCaggatacacacatacacacaaacatacagacATGCGCACTGGCACACATGCACAGAGGCATTGTCAGGGAAAAATAATGATTCAAAGAGGCCGAGAACAACATGTCTATTGGATATAAGTGATCTGGGTCGGTTGTCTGGGAGATTCATTCAGGGATAGTGGGACAGTCATTCTAGGGAGTAAGATTTGAAGCATAGTGAAGCCACAAATCCAAGGGTGGGATGGAATCGTGTATTTATTCATTACATAAATATCCATTGAAACAACAAGAAGACAACCACAACTCAAAAAATTTTGAATAGACTTTTGTCCAAAGCAGATGTACAAATGACTAACAAGTACATAAAAGATACCCAACATCATCTGTCTtgagggaaatgcagatcaaaccacagtgagataccacttaaCATCCACAAGGAAggctagaatttttaaaaaatgaaacataacaagtgttggcaaggatgtagaaaacttggaacccttgtacattgctgatgggaatgtaaaatggtgtaacaGCTGAATATTCaaaacagcattattcacaatagccaaaaaggtaccaacaatccaaatgtctatcaacatatgaattgataaacaaaaagTGGCATTTCCGTACAAGGATATATTATTCAGGTATAAAAAGCAAcgaagtactgatgcatgctgCGATGTGAATGACCCTTGAAACCATCATgagaagtgaaagaaaccagacacaaaatactgtatgattccattgataagAAAAGTCCACACtaggcaaattcatggagacagaatgCAGATTGGTGGTAGCCAATGGCTGGAGGAGTGGTTACTGAGAGTGATTGGGTAATGGGAATGGAGTTGTCTTTtaggatgataaaaatgttttagaacttGATATAAATGATAGTGGTTGCTTAACAccgtgaatgtactaaatgctactgaattgATACCCTTATGTTAATGCTTACCAGTATGTGGTAAATCTAAACAcggttatgtgaatttcacttacCATATATATGTCTCGTGTTCTTTTATGTGATGGTCAGTCAGGTGTGGCCACAAGAGAATAGGAGAGACacaagaaaacaaagtttattacACTCATAGGTCCTAGAGAGGAGGTCACCGCGTGTCACGCAGGGTCACAGGGGAAGCATCAGGTTTTGGTCAGTTGGCAGAAGACAGGAGTGAGAAAAGAGCTTTTGCCATGGCCGTTACTGGAGtgggaaaggcaaggcagggcagggtgaacagtttaggattggctagtttgagtAATTTCGGTGAGCTCTAAGCTAGAGGGGTGGTCCCCAGATGCCAGGCACCTGGTCCTGGAACGATTAGGGCAGCCGAGTATTGCCTCCTGAGGTGTACAGGCCCGAGAGAGGGGGTGTGGCTCCAGATCGGTTAGTCTTCAAATCCACGGCATGCACCAGGCTGCGTCCTTTGATTCAGGACTAAGACTAAGAATTGGCTTAGTCTTTATGGGAAAGGACAGCCTCTCCCAAGCCAGAaagggattttgtttttaagatgtcaaaacatcataatacacagaaaataaaaactgtacaCAATAACGtgttgaaaaagagaaagagagaatctacTGTTCTGGGTCCTGGGAACACAGCACTGAACCCAGagtccctgctctcctggagctcacCCTCCAGTAAGGGGAGCAGAAAATAGAAATTGAGGGCAGATAACCGGGCAGGGATGAAGACTTTGAAAACAGCAGAGTCAGGAGCCAGAGCATGCAGTAGTGGGGAGGGAAAGCTATTTCAATGAGACGGTCAAAgaaggcctccctgagaaggGAGCCTGGAGCAGAGACAAACCTGAATGGAGTGAGAGCTCCATCTGGAAGAAGACAATCCAAGGCGAGGAGGCAGCAGGTGCAAAGTGCTGAGATGGGAGCGTGCTGGGGATGTCTGATAACAGCAGAGCAGTCAGGAGGACTGGGAGGATGCGATGCCCAGGGCCAGACCACCCAGACTTATGTAGACCTGGGGAGGGCTTTTCAAATCTTCTAATTAAATGGGAAGTCACTGAAGCATTAAGAGCATCTATGACACAGGCCTCCATGTTGCCCAACTACAGGGGGCACCATTTACATTGACCATGCTTGAAGGCTTCTCCCTGAAGTTGGCTGACTTGGCGGCCTTGCAACCCCAAGAGCTGAGAGAGTTGGCATCCCCAACTCTCTTACCCAGGGCAGACATGGCTAATCAATCACAGGCCCTGCTCATTCAACACGGGGATCTCAGAATGCTTCTCCACACCGGACCCCAGACTACCCCTGCTGCTTCCTCAGACCTGACCTGTGAGATGCTCAGTATCTGTCATTTTCCCCGACCCTTCGCTGAGACAAGGACCTCATGGAACTTGTCTGAGATCATGCTGACACAGGGCTGGAGCAGACCTGATCAGTTCTTTATTGGGAAAGGGATGCAGTCTGTAATGCGACAAATCTGTGACCCTAGAAGGATCTCAAGCTCGAGTTCCAGCTGGCTTGCAGTGAGTTCATAGCTACCATGGAAAAAGCCACGAGTATGGCAACTATGGCAACGCCAGTAAATCTGGATGATGCGGGCAGCGTGAAGCAAACGGCAGTAACGAAGGTGGATGCGCCACATGCGGACCCAGGACTGCAACTTGACTGCTGCCTGTGCTTGCAGCGCATGGCACAGTAGGGCCGCCCGCCGCCTCTTTTCCAGCAATTTCGCTATCGTCTGCCTCCACCACCGCTGAATGATCAAAGCTCTGAGCACCGCGTGCAGCAGGGTCCGGCGCACCAGGGTGCCCCGCCACCAGGCCTGGATCTTTATGGCTATTGGCTCATTGTCAGGAGGCTTCTTTATCTCTGGGGGGCGGGGTTTCTAGGAAAAAGAAGGGACGCTCAGGAAACGTTCCCCACCCACCTCAGCCCCAGGGTGTGTCAAGTAGGCATCCTGATCTATTATCAACAATGGCCCCTTCTTCAGCCATCAGGAGCACAGGGTAGGGCACCGGCTGGAGTCAGAAGAACAGGTAAGAATCCTGAATCTCCCACTCTCTcccttttttgaagaagaagaagattagccctgagctaactgctgccaatcctcctctttttgctgaggaagactggccctgagctaacattcgtgctcatcttcctctattttatatgtgggacgcctgccacagcatggcttgccaagcggtgccatgtccgcacccgggatccgggtcggtgaaccccaggccgccaaagtggaaggttgtggacttaaccgctgtgctaccaggctgACCCCCACTCTCTCCTTAATGGACATGTATCATGTTGCTCTCTCAGTCTCAGGGGCCTCATCTGCCACATGGGGCACAACTGACCTAGCTTTCACCTGGTTACAAGGGCCTGGTTGACCAGGCTTGGTCAAGAACACCATGGTCTATGGATCCAAGGGTTATCATGTTCCACTGGGCCTGACCACCTACCTGGGATGCATATCCTTTCCTTTCAGACCCCACCCGCAGGCTGGAGAAGTGACATCCCTTGCTTGCCTTTCACGCCTGGCTCCAGCTCCAATCCACAACCCGCTGTCTCCCTCTGTCGTCACAGTATTAGAAGTTTTTCTGCTCCACACAGTTTGGagtctttctcatttattttattttatttcctttggttctCACACCTTAAACTTCAGTTAGTACACGAAAATGCACACGTtgtgcacacacactcccacATAATTCTAGACTTGGGTTTCTCTGTACTTGGTGATGCACTCCCCAAACACAGCCCCCACGCCTAATTCTGCATAGTCTGACTCCCACTTGTCAGGTTTCTCCTCCCTACAACCAAGTGTTCATGTCTCAGTCATCCACCTTTCTCAGACCAAGAAGAAAGGTGAAAAGGAGAGTCAGGGATGAGTCAATCCCTATTCATTCTGGCTCTGGCTAGGGCAGCCGTTCATTCTGGTTGGGCTGGGACATTCTTGGTTTATGATTATTGTTCCTGAGTAATAATTCATAGCACTATCTTTCACTCACAAACATATTCTGTTTTAGATGACAAATTTCATGATCATCCCATGGTATGagccacaaagaagaaaatccatCACTCCGGGGTGACTTTCGTCAGAGATGTTGCAGGTTGGGGTCACCCTCAGCTTTGACCTCCTGTGGCCTCCATCGACCTACCTTTGGTGGAGGGGGTGGAGATGGTggaggttcttttttcttttcctttctcttctgtttctctctctctttcagcaaTGTGGTTTCATCAACGTCTTTTACTACGATTTCACAAAACTGTCCATTCTTCTGTAATTAGAGTTTAGAGGGGAAATGTATGGGTAGGTTGTTCTCTGTACTACTCTATGCCAGGTCCACCACATGCTCAACCTCCTGGCTTGCCCAGAGACCCTAGATATAGGACTTGCTTCCTGAGTTAATATGGAAATCCACCTTCCCCTGCCTGCACTTTAGGTAGACTGGCTCTCTCTTACACAGCATTGAATGCCCATGACTTGGAAATAGATGGTTCAAATCCCCTCAGGTCTGCAATCCCCTAAATTTCCCATAGTTAGGAGCACGATGGTTCCATTGCTGTCAGGTCTATACTCCTTCAGCCACTGCTCTgacaggaagaggggagagagctgTGATGTCATAAGGGCACTTATGACTCAGGCATCAGGATGGTTCCCAACAGTTGAGCCCTTTTTGGTGAAAATGTGGAACTCCTGTCCATTCTTTCCTGCCATAAATGCCCCAAATTTGGTTAACAAAGCAGGATACTGGAAATATTGGCTCACTGGGAGAAAAGTGTATAGATTTAGTCATTTCAGGATGGTTgataaaaacaaatttgagaCAATTTAAACCATCAATAGAGAATTCAATTACATGGATTTCAGTTCAATCAAACAATGGAACCAAATAATGattagaaagaattaaaaaaattattgaataagTGTTTCACAAACAGAGATTTATGAATGGCTAATAATCACaaaaaagatgcccaacatcattagtcatgggggaaatgaaaattagaaccacaatgagataccccaAGACTCCCTAGagaattgctaaaataaaaaatactgccAACACCAGATATTGGCAAAGATCTACAGCAGGTGGATCTCTTATACACTGCTCATGGGAAGGTATGAAACAGGAGaagcactttggaaaatggtttagCAGTTTCTAATAAAGTTAAGCGTATATCCACACTATAACTCAGCAGTTCTACTCCTAGGcatttacacacaaaaaaatgaaaacacgtcTACAAAACATGTGCATGAATGCTCATAGCACCTTTATTCACATAGgtcaaaattggaaacaactcaaatgttcatcaacaggtgACTAGACAAAGAAATTGTGATATGTTCATATGATGAAATAATATGCAGTAATAATATTGATGCACTCAAtaatatagatgaatctcaaaaatattag from Equus caballus isolate H_3958 breed thoroughbred chromosome 16, TB-T2T, whole genome shotgun sequence harbors:
- the LOC100060924 gene encoding IQ domain-containing protein F5, whose protein sequence is MGIQCCKNGQFCEIVVKDVDETTLLKEREKQKRKEKKKEPPPSPPPPPKKPRPPEIKKPPDNEPIAIKIQAWWRGTLVRRTLLHAVLRALIIQRWWRQTIAKLLEKRRRAALLCHALQAQAAVKLQSWVRMWRIHLRYCRLLHAARIIQIYWRCHSCHTRGFFHGSYELTASQLELELEILLGSQICRITDCIPFPIKN